Proteins encoded together in one Cicer arietinum cultivar CDC Frontier isolate Library 1 chromosome 4, Cicar.CDCFrontier_v2.0, whole genome shotgun sequence window:
- the LOC101499262 gene encoding peroxidase 21, translated as MATKHRSNSSFLFLLLLLHFILGKSQLQVNYYSKSCPKAEEIIKQQVTELYNEHGNTAISWVRNLFHDCLVKACDASLLLETVHGVVSEQTSERSFGMRNFKYVNTIKAAVEKECPLTVSCADIVALSARDGIAMLGGPNIEMKSGRRDSKESYVKVVEDFIPNHNDSISLVLSRFQAIGVDVEATVALLGAHSVGRVHCMNIVHRLYPTVDTTLDPTHAAYLKRRCPTPNPDPKAVQYVRNDLKTPMIIDNNYYKNILQHKGLLTVDEELANDPITAPYVQKMADDNTYFRQQFSRAVLLLSENNPLTADDQGEIRKDCRYVNAN; from the exons ATGGCCACCAAGCATCGTTCTAATTCTTCTTTCCTCTTTCTATTGCTCCTCCTACATTTTATTTTGG GGAAAAGCCAGCTACAAGTGAACTACTACTCCAAGAGCTGCCCAAAAGCGGAAGAGATCATCAAGCAACAAGTCACTGAACTATATAACGAGCATGGAAACACAGCCATTTCGTGGGTTAGAAATCTCTTCCATGATTGCCTAGTCAAG GCATGCGATGCATCCCTACTTTTAGAAACGGTGCACGGTGTAGTATCGGAACAGACATCCGAGAGAAGTTTTGGGATGAGAAACTTCAAGTATGTCAACACCATCAAAGCGGCTGTTGAGAAAGAATGCCCCTTGACGGTTTCATGCGCTGATATTGTTGCTCTTTCCGCTAGAGACGGCATTGCCATG TTGGGAGGTCCAAACATTGAAATGAAGAGTGGACGAAGAGATAGCAAAGAAAGCTACGTTAAGGTGGTGGAAGACTTCATTCCCAACCACAATGACTCCATATCCTTAGTGCTCTCTCGTTTTCAAGCCATTGGCGTTGACGTTGAAGCCACTGTTGCTCTTTTAG GAGCACACTCAGTGGGAAGAGTACACTGCATGAATATAGTACATAGACTATACCCCACAGTGGACACAACATTAGACCCTACACATGCTGCCTATCTCAAACGTAGGTGTCCAACACCAAATCCAGATCCAAAAGCTGTCCAATATGTAAGGAACGATCTAAAAACTCCCATGATAATTGACAACAACTACTACAAAAACATCTTGCAACATAAGGGTCTTCTCACTGTCGATGAAGAATTGGCCAATGACCCTATAACAGCACCTTATGTACAAAAGATGGCTGATGATAATACTTACTTCCGTCAACAATTCTCAAGGGCTGTTCTTTTGTTGTCTGAGAATAATCCTCTTACTGCCGATGATCAAGGTGAAATTAGAAAGGATTGTCGCTATGTTAATGCTAATTAG